In Drosophila miranda strain MSH22 chromosome Y unlocalized genomic scaffold, D.miranda_PacBio2.1 Contig_Y3_pilon, whole genome shotgun sequence, a single window of DNA contains:
- the LOC117194550 gene encoding death-associated protein kinase related-like gives MWTGAKVCQDLRGGTDAVCQGKFAAVRRAIHKNTGSHFAAKFLKRRRRAQSSDKEIKHEIAVLILCEGEENIVNLNAVHETRSDTALLLELATGGELQTILDNEDCLTEAQARHCMREVLKALKFLHDRSIAHLDLKPQNILLAGERIEDGLKLCDFGISRVLQYEPLSLLTDIWSVGVLTYVLLSGFSPFGGNTKQETFLNIMQCALTFPDNLFGGVSPVAIDFIRRALRIKPNDRMSAAGCLEHVWLKDESSMDRQITSTSTSTSTETTTAIHTLTSNGHGQSNTVCLSAKPTQIVTPTRRASDSDKENTYTATFVKKPPVQATIQLGSNGLDEFATVVATLTLFPDAPTTPKVIRKAPTGESHGSATSVKALVKKFQLEETLGRKRRPLSDDAAA, from the exons ATGTGGACGGGAGCAAAAGTTTGTCAAG ATCTACGAGGTGGAACAGACGCCGTTTGCCAGGGCAAATTCGCCGCCGTTCGCCGTGCCATTCACAAGAACACGGGCTCCCATTTCGCGGCAAAGTTCTTGAAGCGACGCCGACGCGCACAGAGCAGCGACAAGGAGATCAAACACGAGATCGCCGTGCTAATACTCTGCGAGGGCGAGGAGAACATTGTCAATCTGAATGCGGTGCACGAGACCCGTTCGGACACAGCCCTGCTGCTGGAACTGGCCACTGGTGGCGAGCTGCAGACCATACTGGACAACGAAGATTGCCTGACAGAGGCCCAGGCCCGCCACTGCATGCGAGAGGTGCTGAAGGCTCTCAAGTTTCTCCACGACCGATCCATTGCCCACCTGGACCTCAAGCCACAGAACATTTTGCTCGCCGGCGAGCGTATAGAAGATGGCCTCAAGCTCTGTGACTTTGGGATCTCGCGC GTGCTCCAGTACGAGCCACTCTCCCTGCTGACGGACATCTGGTCCGTGGGCGTTCTCACCTATGTCTTGCTCTCCGGCTTCTCGCCCTTTGGCGGGAACACCAAGCAGGAGACCTTCCTCAATATCATGCAGTGTGCGCTCACCTTTCCGGACAACCTATTCGGTGGCGTCTCGCCAGTGGCCATCGATTTCATACGCCGCGCATTGCGAATTAAGCCAAACGATCGCATGAGTGCCGCTGGATGCCTGGAACATGTCTGGCTGAAGGATGAGAGCTCGATGGATAGACAAAT caccagcaccagcaccagcaccagcacagaGACAACGACAGCCATACACACGCTGACCAGCAATGGACACGGACAGAGCAACACGGTCTGCCTGTCCGCCAAGCCCACTCAGATCGTGACACCCACACGTCGAGCCTCCGACTCGGACAAGGAGAACACATACACGGCGACATTTGTGAAGAAGCCCCCGGTGCAGGCCACCATCCAGCTGGGCAGCAACGGCCTCGACGAGTTCGCCACAGTGGTGGCCACCCTGACACTCTTTCCCGATGCGCCCACCACACCGAAAGTGATCCGCAAGGCACCCACGGGAGAGTCCCATGGATCGGCCACCTCGGTGAAGGCTCTGGTCAAGAAGTTTCAGCTGGAGGAGACGCTA GGAAGGAAAAGGAGGCCcctttctgatgacgctgccgcctga